Proteins from a genomic interval of Trifolium pratense cultivar HEN17-A07 linkage group LG6, ARS_RC_1.1, whole genome shotgun sequence:
- the LOC123892599 gene encoding receptor-like kinase TMK4 yields MKIFIHGYFLLSNLLLIISITAIINEGEYNEADYMSDLLKALTPTPTGWSNKTHYCKWKGISCNSIQAVTSIMLPSSSLTGTLPISINTLTNLTHIDLHNNSLTGSLPYLDRLYRVHTISLGYNNFTSIPDSIFYGIKDLKTLNLSNNLNLPSWVFPMKDLSFSTSLETLDLKATNMISSLDPEMFNSFPNLHTFIISHNKMDGSLPQSLGKSAVRYLHLNNQGGYGFTGTIDVISSMSNLSQAWLHNNSFTGRIPNIFNCTNLFDLQLHSNRLTGLIPPSLLALSSLNKISLDNNMLQGPIPLFRKGVNATWKSNSFCRSEFGPCDSQVMILLEIFEALESPYFLIIKGNNACTGGSANVLICCERGKIVSFKIWNFILRGTISPAFSNLISLVNLTLADNSLTGSIPYSLTTLPQLQLLDVSNNNLSGAIPKFSSKVKLNTTGNALLGQTGGSSKTNLRLVIWIAGTLMFTAGFIIFIVLIIYKRKRYHILVKRLVFKKTKNYIDHNVEDFIQSYNLSVPIKQYRYSEVKRMTNSFRDKLGQGGYGVVYKASLLDGRQVAVKVINESKGNGEEFINEVASISRTSHVNIVSLLGFCYENKRALIYEFMSNGSLDKFILKRGFPNTICSLDWNTMYQIAIGIARGLEYLHQGCISRILHLDIKPQNILLDENFCPKISDFGLAKICQRNDSVVSILGTRGTIGYIAPEVFSRTYGGVSHKSDVYSYGMLILEMIGGKKNYDTRGSCTSEMYFPDWIYKDLEQGNNNLENCLASSNEENDMVRKITMVSLWCIQINPLDRPSMSKVIEMLQGPLQSVSYPPKFFLHSPEVSSL; encoded by the exons ATGAAGATATTCATCCATGGATATTTTTTGTTATCCAACCTCTTACTAATAATTTCCATCACTGCTATTATTAATGAAGGTGAATACAATGAAGCAGATTACATGTCCGACCTTTTGAAAGCACTTACCCCAACTCCAACAGGATGGTCTAACAAAACTCACTACTGCAAATGGAAAGGCATCTCTTGCAACTCTATTCAAGCTGTTACCTCTATCATGCTCCCATCAAGTTCACTCACTGGAACACTCCCTATCAGTATCAACACTCTCACTAATCTCACCCACATTGATCTCCACAACAATTCACTCACCGGTTCCTTGCCTTATTTAGATAGGCTTTACAGGGTCCATACAATATCCCTTGGTTACAATAACTTCACCTCCATCCCAGACAGTATTTTTTATGGCATAAAAGATCTCAAAACTCTTAACCTTAGCAATAACTTGAATCTCCCCTCATGGGTATTTCCTATGAAAGATTTATCTTTCTCCACTTCTTTGGAAACCCTCGATCTCAAAGCTACGAATATGATTAGCTCGTTAGATCCGGAAATGTTTAATTCGTTTCCAAATTTGCATACTTTTATTATTTCTCATAACAAAATGGACGGAAGTCTACCCCAGTCTCTCGGAAAATCTGCAGTGAGGTATTTACATCTTAACAACCAGGGAGGATATGGGTTTACGGGTACAATTGACGTTATATCAAGCATGAGTAATTTATCTCAAGCGTGGCTTCACAATAACAGTTTCACGGGTCGAATTCCCAATATTTTCAATTGTACTAATTTGTTTGATTTGCAGCTTCACTCAAATCGCTTAACTGGTTTGATCCCACCTTCCTTACTAGCTCTATCTAGCTTGAACAAAATCTCTTTGGATAACAATATGCTTCAAGGACCAATACCTTTGTTCCGCAAGGGTGTTAATGCAACATGGAAATCAAATTCCTTTTGTCGAAGCGAATTTGGACCTTGTGATTCCCAAGTTATGATTTTGCTTGAAATTTTTGAAGCTTTAGAGTCAccttattttttgataattaaagGGAACAATGCTTGCACCGGAGGGTCGGCCAACGTCTTGATTTGTTGTGAAAGAGGGAAGATTGTTAGTTTTAAAATctggaattttattttaagaggaACCATCTCTCCGGCATTTTCCAATTTAATAAGTTTAGTGAACTTGACTCTTGCTGACAATTCTTTGACGGGATCAATACCATACAGTCTTACAACTTTGCCTCAACTTCAACTTCTTGATGTTTCTAATAATAATCTATCGGGAGCAATTCCGAAATTTTCATCCAAGGTTAAGTTAAATACCACTGGGAATGCTTTGCTTGGCCAAACTGGAGGTTCATCTAAAACAAACCTTAGACTTGTAATTTGGATTGCAG GGACATTGATGTTTACCGCTGGATTTATCATATTTATTGTGTTGATTATTTATAAACGTAAGAGGTATCATATTTTGGTAAAAAGGTTGGtctttaagaaaacaaaaaactatATTGATCACAATGTGGAGGATTTCATACAGAGTTATAACTTGTCAGTGCCAATTAAGCAATATAGATATTCAGAAGTTAAAAGAATGACAAACTCATTTAGGGACAAATTAGGTCAAGGAGGATACGGTGTTGTTTACAAAGCAAGTTTACTTGATGGACGTCAAGTGGCGGTGAAAGTGATAAACGAGTCAAAGGGAAATGGAGAAGAATTCATAAATGAAGTTGCGAGTATTAGTAGAACATCACATGTGAACATCGTTTCACTTTTAGGTTTTTGTTATGAGAACAAAAGAGCACTAATATATGAATTCATGTCCAACGGGTCATTGGATAAGTTTATCCTTAAAAGAGGATTTCCCAATACAATTTGTAGTTTGGATTGGAACACAATGTACCAAATTGCAATCGGCATTGCTCGAGGACTAGAATACTTGCATCAAGGATGTATTTCAAGAATTTTGCATCTTGATATCAAACCCCAAAACATTCTTTTGGATGAAAATTTTTGTCCAAAAATCTCTGATTTTGGACTAGCTAAAATATGTCAAAGGAATGATAGCGTTGTGTCTATACTTGGTACAAGAGGAACTATAGGATACATAGCACCAGAAGTATTCAGTCGAACATATGGTGGTGTTTCTCACAAGTCTGACGTATACAGTTATGGTATGTTAATTCTAGAAATGATTGGTGGAAAAAAGAATTATGACACTAGAGGTTCATGTACTTCTGAAATGTATTTTCCAGACTGGATTTATAAGGATCTTGAACAGGGTAATAATAATCTTGAGAATTGTTTAGCAAGTTCAAATGAAGAAAATGACATGGTGAGAAAGATTACTATGGTGAGTCTATGGTGCATTCAAATCAATCCATTAGATAGACCATCAATGAGTAAAGTAATAGAAATGCTACAAGGACCACTTCAGTCAGTGTCATATCCTCCAAAGTTTTTCTTACATTCTCCTGAAGTGTCATCATTATAA